In Thalassotalea fonticola, a single genomic region encodes these proteins:
- a CDS encoding TonB-dependent receptor, producing the protein MSSIKFQKHVLASSIAVALIGSVSSVSAAEEAQAAEKKIEVIEVTGIRGSLKKNLNAKRFANAVVESISAEDIGKFPDKNIAESLQRVSGVTINRGFTGEGNEVSIRGIDPQLTQVQLNGNFVASTGWFSQSANNRAFNMDLMPSELVAGVDVYKSPQANIDEGGVGGTVIMRTRKPLDMDANTLFASVEMNSNSLADDEGTGVTGMYSWKDESETFGVLVTASTLETIGRARKAENYWEEGWSASGVAAFDQDRTRDAIDVTAQFAATDDLVLTAHVLSLELDAANTNQNMLAYNGCCGPWNSNADNGGFGGTYTSTGRLAEGANGLPLTGSVTNINGLAQDTNTRRANIETTVAELSADYEGDGYSIHAKIGTTESDGGNGGNYNGLWGNGWTTGPVDDGIVVEFDMDLNDTMYLATPGFDTTDPTSFAHLGSSIARTELSDEESYAQVDLTFDVDLGAISSIETGLKIRSHEFTQNQLNATLEDAIVTDISEFADGNVNDFGEVMASGSISSYVKLNGSKYANFLDSKVTGWVQQDPTWGEVEEDIISTYVQGNFEGDGFRGNVGLRYTETELTGKAIGPNGVISVPGDYSDWLPSMNISIDLADDLILRMSAARVMSRPGYSQLTPSVSNVNPTSYTANMGNPDMDPFRATQTDIGLEWYFNEESLASVAYFTKDIKSFVTSKQETISFEDENGVVRDWRVTVPAQGRGGNVDGVEFQYQQTFGNFGTIFNYTYTDAKAENDAGDIIQLPGNSRNSYNLTGYYENDMFAARVAYTYRSDFLAPGTAIANQLDTNDEQAFLDANFTWHATKNIDITIEGINLGGEVVYARHSGGAQTLRTAVDNGSRYFLKATYRM; encoded by the coding sequence ATGTCGTCAATCAAATTCCAGAAACATGTACTAGCTAGTAGCATCGCTGTAGCACTGATCGGAAGTGTTTCTTCTGTAAGTGCCGCTGAAGAAGCTCAAGCTGCAGAAAAGAAAATTGAAGTTATTGAAGTTACCGGTATTCGCGGTAGTTTAAAGAAAAACCTTAATGCGAAACGTTTTGCCAATGCCGTCGTTGAATCTATTTCAGCAGAAGACATTGGTAAATTCCCGGATAAAAACATTGCTGAATCTTTACAGCGTGTATCAGGTGTTACTATTAACCGAGGTTTTACCGGTGAAGGTAATGAAGTATCAATACGTGGTATTGATCCACAATTAACTCAAGTGCAGCTAAATGGTAACTTTGTTGCTTCTACTGGTTGGTTTTCACAATCTGCTAACAACCGTGCATTTAACATGGATTTGATGCCATCAGAACTAGTTGCTGGCGTTGATGTTTACAAATCTCCACAAGCTAATATTGATGAAGGTGGTGTTGGTGGTACGGTTATTATGCGTACACGCAAACCACTTGATATGGATGCTAATACTTTATTTGCCTCTGTAGAAATGAATTCAAACAGTCTAGCTGATGATGAAGGTACTGGTGTAACTGGTATGTATAGTTGGAAAGACGAAAGCGAAACGTTCGGTGTTTTAGTTACCGCGTCAACGCTAGAAACTATTGGTCGTGCACGTAAAGCTGAAAACTACTGGGAAGAAGGCTGGTCAGCTTCAGGTGTTGCCGCTTTTGATCAAGATAGAACTCGTGATGCCATTGATGTTACAGCTCAGTTTGCTGCAACCGATGATCTAGTACTTACTGCGCATGTTCTTTCTTTAGAGCTAGATGCCGCTAACACCAACCAGAATATGCTTGCTTACAACGGCTGTTGTGGTCCATGGAATAGTAATGCTGATAATGGTGGTTTTGGAGGCACGTATACTTCAACTGGTCGCTTAGCTGAAGGTGCAAATGGTTTACCTTTGACCGGTTCTGTTACTAACATTAATGGACTTGCTCAAGATACTAATACACGTCGTGCAAACATAGAAACTACGGTTGCTGAGCTTTCTGCAGATTATGAAGGTGATGGGTATAGCATTCACGCTAAAATTGGTACTACAGAATCCGATGGCGGCAACGGTGGTAACTACAACGGTTTATGGGGTAACGGTTGGACTACCGGTCCGGTAGATGATGGGATTGTAGTTGAATTTGATATGGATCTTAATGACACTATGTATCTTGCAACACCAGGTTTTGATACTACTGATCCTACAAGCTTTGCTCACTTAGGTAGTTCAATTGCTCGAACTGAATTGTCAGATGAAGAATCTTACGCTCAAGTAGATCTTACCTTTGATGTTGATTTAGGCGCTATTTCAAGCATCGAAACAGGTTTAAAAATTCGTAGCCATGAATTTACTCAAAACCAACTTAATGCAACTTTAGAAGATGCGATTGTTACCGATATTTCAGAGTTTGCTGATGGCAATGTAAATGATTTTGGTGAAGTTATGGCTTCTGGTTCAATTTCATCTTATGTGAAATTAAACGGTAGCAAATACGCGAACTTTTTAGATTCAAAAGTGACCGGTTGGGTACAACAAGATCCAACTTGGGGCGAAGTTGAAGAAGATATCATCTCAACATATGTTCAAGGTAACTTTGAAGGTGACGGTTTCCGCGGTAATGTTGGTTTACGTTACACTGAAACAGAGCTGACGGGTAAAGCTATTGGACCAAATGGTGTGATCAGTGTTCCTGGTGATTATTCAGATTGGTTACCAAGTATGAATATTTCTATCGATTTAGCTGATGATTTAATTTTACGTATGTCAGCGGCTCGGGTAATGAGTCGTCCAGGCTATTCACAATTAACACCTTCTGTTAGTAATGTTAACCCAACTTCGTATACTGCAAATATGGGTAATCCTGATATGGACCCATTCCGTGCAACTCAAACGGATATCGGTTTAGAATGGTACTTTAACGAAGAGTCTTTAGCATCTGTTGCTTACTTTACCAAAGATATTAAATCTTTCGTAACCTCTAAACAGGAAACAATAAGTTTTGAAGATGAAAATGGTGTTGTACGTGATTGGCGTGTAACAGTACCAGCTCAAGGCCGTGGTGGTAATGTAGATGGTGTTGAGTTCCAGTATCAACAAACCTTTGGTAACTTTGGTACTATCTTTAACTATACCTACACAGATGCAAAAGCTGAAAATGATGCAGGTGACATTATTCAATTACCAGGTAACTCAAGAAATTCATATAACCTAACGGGTTACTATGAAAATGATATGTTTGCTGCTCGTGTAGCTTATACATACCGTAGTGATTTCTTAGCACCAGGTACAGCAATTGCCAACCAGTTAGATACTAACGATGAACAAGCGTTCTTAGATGCTAACTTTACTTGGCATGCAACGAAGAACATCGATATTACAATTGAAGGTATCAACTTAGGTGGAGAAGTTGTTTATGCTCGTCACAGCGGCGGCGCACAAACACTACGTACTGCTGTAGATAACGGTTCACGTTACTTCCTTAAAGCAACATACCGTATGTAG
- a CDS encoding SapC family protein translates to MSQQNIQPLNKTAHAKTKVKAQKNFLHVSSQHMAPVVVHEFSRASAEFPVVFVKNSESESFQPVALFGVKPGENLYTVTESWEGTYAPASVTNFPLALVPETKDANNFMVVIATDNAVVNEDEGNALFEDNGDESEYLTRRKEALGKYFEHAQITQAFTKELVERDLLTQQNLELTLGSEKIQINGLYLVDEKKLNELSDEDYTALRKRGFLAPIYAHLNSMHQLHRLVKKKVTLAS, encoded by the coding sequence ATGAGCCAACAAAACATACAACCATTAAATAAAACTGCGCACGCTAAAACTAAAGTTAAAGCGCAAAAAAATTTTTTACACGTGAGCTCGCAACACATGGCTCCAGTAGTCGTACATGAATTTTCAAGAGCCTCAGCCGAATTTCCAGTCGTTTTTGTAAAAAACTCTGAGTCTGAAAGCTTTCAACCAGTTGCGTTATTTGGCGTTAAACCTGGCGAAAATCTATATACAGTAACTGAAAGCTGGGAAGGAACATATGCACCTGCGTCTGTGACTAACTTCCCTTTAGCACTTGTTCCTGAAACAAAAGATGCAAATAACTTTATGGTTGTCATCGCAACCGACAACGCTGTTGTAAATGAAGATGAAGGTAATGCGTTATTTGAAGATAACGGTGACGAGTCAGAATATTTAACTCGTCGTAAAGAAGCGTTAGGCAAGTATTTTGAGCATGCACAAATTACGCAAGCATTTACTAAAGAATTAGTTGAAAGAGATTTATTAACTCAACAGAACTTAGAGTTGACTCTTGGCAGTGAAAAAATCCAGATCAATGGTTTATATCTGGTTGATGAGAAGAAGCTTAATGAATTATCTGATGAAGATTATACAGCGCTTCGAAAACGTGGTTTCTTAGCGCCAATATACGCGCACTTGAATTCAATGCATCAGTTACATCGTTTAGTGAAAAAGAAAGTAACTCTGGCTAGTTAA
- the aqpZ gene encoding aquaporin Z encodes MTLTNKLAAEFFGTFWLVLGGCGSAVLAAGIPDLGIGFVGVSLAFGLTVMTMAYAIGHVSGCHLNPAVSFGLWSGGRFPANELVPYILAQVIGGIAGAAVLYSIASGAPGFDLAGGFASNGFAEHSPGGYSMMAVLIAEVVMTFMFLMVILGATDKRAPAGFAPIAIGLCLTLIHLITIPVSNTSVNPARSTGVAVFVGDWATAQLWLFWVAPIVGAIIAGKVYGWVSAEE; translated from the coding sequence ATGACTTTAACGAATAAATTAGCTGCTGAATTCTTTGGCACATTTTGGTTGGTCTTAGGTGGTTGTGGGAGCGCGGTATTAGCGGCAGGCATACCTGATTTGGGTATTGGTTTTGTTGGTGTTTCACTGGCATTTGGTTTAACAGTAATGACTATGGCCTATGCCATTGGTCATGTATCGGGTTGCCACCTTAACCCTGCCGTCTCATTCGGTTTATGGTCTGGTGGTCGTTTTCCTGCCAATGAATTAGTACCTTATATACTTGCTCAAGTTATTGGTGGTATTGCCGGTGCTGCGGTCCTTTATTCTATTGCATCAGGCGCACCAGGTTTCGACTTAGCTGGCGGTTTTGCTTCTAATGGCTTTGCTGAACATTCACCTGGCGGTTATTCTATGATGGCGGTACTAATTGCTGAAGTAGTGATGACTTTTATGTTCTTGATGGTTATTTTAGGCGCTACAGACAAACGAGCTCCTGCTGGTTTTGCACCTATTGCTATTGGTTTATGTTTAACTCTGATTCATTTAATTACTATTCCAGTAAGTAATACTTCGGTAAACCCTGCACGTAGTACTGGTGTGGCAGTATTTGTTGGTGACTGGGCAACAGCGCAACTATGGCTATTCTGGGTAGCACCAATTGTAGGGGCTATTATTGCCGGCAAAGTTTACGGCTGGGTTTCTGCTGAGGAGTAA
- a CDS encoding tryptophan halogenase family protein: MAKVINNVLVVGGGTAGWLSASILAKQLNSISPDAVQVTLVESPNIPIIGVGEGTWPTIRTTLENLGIDEGEFMRECDATFKQGSQFVNWAETPKGDETQSYYHPLSAVFHSSYDFNLAPYWLLGNAADKAYDQAVATQAYVCDQGLGPKKITTPAFDAIQNYSYHLNANKFAGFLAKHSTEKLGVTQIKANVTKVNLDAEGFIRSVETDTAGEQVADFFIDCSGSKAILADGALDIPWLKIDDVLFNDTAIAMQVPYESADTPIATHTIATAHEAGWTWDIGLHNRRGVGYVYSSKYTTDKRAEEVLREYAGPMSEGIEVRKIPLNLGYREKFWHKNCVAIGMSAAFIEPLEASAIFLVEAAANMLADQFPRTLDAMQYVEEKYNSTFRLRWDKSVDFVKLHYCITKREDTPYWVDNCATESIPEALQKRLAHWKTHPPTKYDFDYAYEPFVLDSYLFVLYGMKYDVDISVNSSSFARTEEAVKKFKSVDNVNEMLTRELPTHRELVEKVYKYGFPKL; encoded by the coding sequence ATGGCAAAAGTAATAAACAATGTATTAGTTGTAGGTGGTGGCACCGCCGGCTGGCTTAGCGCATCAATACTGGCCAAACAATTGAATAGTATTTCTCCTGATGCGGTACAAGTTACCTTGGTTGAATCGCCTAATATTCCTATTATTGGTGTTGGCGAGGGGACTTGGCCAACAATTCGGACAACATTGGAAAACCTTGGTATTGACGAAGGTGAGTTTATGCGTGAATGCGATGCCACGTTTAAGCAAGGTTCTCAGTTTGTAAACTGGGCTGAAACACCAAAAGGTGATGAAACACAAAGTTACTACCACCCCTTGAGCGCAGTATTTCATTCATCATACGATTTTAATTTAGCACCTTATTGGTTATTGGGTAATGCTGCCGACAAAGCTTACGACCAAGCCGTTGCTACGCAAGCATACGTTTGTGATCAAGGCTTAGGACCTAAAAAAATTACAACTCCTGCTTTTGATGCTATTCAAAATTACTCGTATCATTTAAATGCTAATAAATTTGCTGGGTTTTTAGCAAAACATAGCACCGAGAAATTAGGTGTTACACAAATCAAAGCCAATGTTACTAAGGTTAATTTAGACGCCGAAGGTTTTATCCGCTCAGTTGAAACTGATACTGCAGGAGAGCAGGTAGCTGATTTCTTTATTGATTGCTCAGGCTCAAAGGCAATTTTAGCTGATGGAGCTTTAGATATTCCTTGGCTTAAAATTGATGATGTATTGTTTAATGACACGGCCATAGCAATGCAAGTCCCTTATGAGTCTGCTGACACACCCATTGCTACGCATACTATCGCAACCGCTCATGAGGCCGGTTGGACTTGGGATATTGGATTACATAATCGCCGCGGTGTTGGCTATGTGTATAGCAGTAAATATACAACAGACAAGCGAGCCGAAGAAGTACTTCGAGAATATGCTGGCCCCATGTCTGAAGGAATCGAAGTTCGAAAAATTCCATTAAATTTAGGTTATCGAGAAAAATTTTGGCATAAAAACTGTGTTGCTATTGGCATGTCTGCCGCATTTATTGAACCATTAGAAGCTTCGGCTATTTTCCTTGTCGAAGCCGCGGCCAATATGCTTGCTGACCAATTTCCTCGCACGCTTGATGCAATGCAATATGTTGAAGAAAAATACAATTCTACGTTTCGTTTGCGTTGGGATAAGAGTGTTGATTTTGTCAAACTTCATTATTGTATTACCAAGCGAGAAGATACACCTTATTGGGTTGATAACTGTGCAACTGAATCAATACCTGAAGCATTACAAAAACGTTTAGCGCATTGGAAAACTCATCCTCCAACTAAATATGATTTTGATTATGCCTATGAACCGTTTGTATTAGATAGTTATTTATTTGTGCTTTATGGAATGAAATATGATGTAGATATTTCAGTAAACAGTTCATCTTTTGCTCGAACAGAAGAAGCCGTTAAAAAGTTTAAAAGCGTTGATAATGTTAATGAGATGCTAACTAGGGAGCTGCCTACACATAGGGAGTTAGTAGAAAAGGTGTATAAATACGGGTTTCCAAAACTTTAG
- a CDS encoding LacI family DNA-binding transcriptional regulator: MKVTINDVAKLSGVSIKTVSRVMNNEASVRQATRDKVMAAVKQLNYQPNLAARSLAGTKSYNIAYIYDNPNAYYIIDMQNGILSECRKQSFELLIHPCNSKSVDILEEITTMIRHSRIAGVVLTPPFSEMPNVVDRLNDLGVKFVRIFSGHTVPDTLSPCIMVNDFDAAFEITEHLIELGHQEIGFISGGKEHKSTFERIEGFKAALAKNEITCREDLIIDGEYSFESGVQGAQTLLAKSTRPTAIFSCNDEIAAGALFASRLENVAIPEELSIVGFENSPFSRQTWPKITTADQPNQTIAQNATALLINEIREQKSEEICEQFTPKLLVRDSSGTAKTDS, from the coding sequence ATGAAAGTAACAATAAACGATGTAGCAAAATTATCAGGTGTTTCGATCAAAACCGTATCGCGGGTAATGAATAATGAAGCATCGGTAAGACAGGCTACTCGTGACAAAGTAATGGCTGCAGTAAAGCAACTAAATTACCAACCAAACCTCGCAGCTCGTAGCTTAGCAGGTACCAAATCTTATAACATTGCTTATATATATGATAACCCTAACGCGTATTACATTATTGATATGCAAAACGGTATATTATCGGAATGCAGAAAACAAAGTTTCGAACTTTTGATCCACCCGTGTAATTCAAAATCGGTAGATATTCTTGAAGAAATAACCACAATGATCCGTCATTCTCGAATCGCAGGGGTTGTATTAACCCCTCCTTTTTCAGAGATGCCTAATGTTGTTGATCGGCTAAATGATTTAGGGGTTAAATTTGTCAGAATATTTTCAGGCCATACCGTGCCAGATACACTATCTCCATGCATAATGGTGAATGACTTTGATGCTGCATTTGAAATAACAGAACACTTAATTGAGTTAGGACACCAAGAAATTGGCTTTATCAGTGGTGGCAAAGAGCACAAATCGACCTTCGAGCGTATAGAAGGCTTTAAAGCTGCTCTAGCCAAGAATGAAATCACCTGTCGTGAAGACTTGATTATAGATGGTGAATACTCATTCGAATCAGGCGTACAGGGTGCGCAAACATTACTGGCAAAATCAACAAGACCAACTGCAATATTCTCATGTAACGATGAAATAGCAGCCGGAGCCTTATTTGCTTCCCGTTTGGAAAATGTTGCTATACCTGAAGAACTATCGATTGTTGGTTTTGAAAATAGCCCATTCTCACGTCAAACTTGGCCAAAAATTACCACGGCTGATCAACCAAACCAAACCATTGCTCAAAATGCCACCGCTTTACTTATTAATGAAATAAGAGAGCAAAAATCTGAAGAGATTTGTGAACAATTTACACCTAAGTTATTGGTTAGAGATTCATCAGGTACAGCTAAAACCGATAGCTAA
- a CDS encoding tryptophan halogenase family protein: protein MSDQIINHVVIVGGGTAGWLTAANLAKQFNSKLPNSIQVTLVESPDIPTIGVGEGTWPTMRKTLAKIGISETTFMRKCNASLKQATKFVNWKETPKNDVNNHYYHLFTSIFDPSEFNLAPYWNLNNSSEKLSYADSVSVQGQVCELGLAPKTMLNKEFEGVQNYAYHLDAGLFTDLLREHATENLGVNLISANVTDVDLDADGYIDTISTDTAGVVQGGFYVDCTGFKSLLLGEALKVPFKSIKDTLLTDHAITIQVPYEDENSPVSSCTISTAQEAGWTWDIALANRRGTGYVYSSEHTTHERAEQVLRDYIGPQAANLDAKLIKMNVGYREKFWHKNCLAIGLSAAFVEPLEASAIFLIEAASNMLSELLPQNRKSMHIVEKKFNSSFTYRWQKTIDFIKMHYFLSNRNEQFWLDNKNLATVPDSLLESLERWRYQPLTNYDFDNVYEPFPLESYQYVLYGMGFEQDLSFNHNAYANNDTAIMHFNKVQEIAKHLKAQLPLNRELLKKIQQYGFQTI from the coding sequence ATGTCTGATCAAATTATTAATCATGTGGTTATTGTTGGTGGTGGTACCGCTGGCTGGCTAACTGCTGCAAATTTAGCGAAACAGTTTAATAGTAAATTACCTAATTCCATTCAGGTTACACTCGTTGAGTCACCTGATATTCCAACCATTGGCGTTGGTGAAGGCACTTGGCCAACAATGCGTAAAACGTTGGCAAAAATTGGCATTAGTGAAACAACATTTATGCGTAAATGTAACGCTTCATTAAAGCAGGCGACAAAATTTGTAAATTGGAAAGAAACACCAAAAAATGATGTAAATAATCATTACTATCATTTATTTACTTCTATCTTTGACCCTTCTGAATTTAACTTAGCACCTTACTGGAATTTAAATAACAGCTCAGAAAAATTAAGCTACGCAGATTCTGTAAGTGTACAGGGGCAGGTCTGTGAATTGGGCCTGGCACCAAAAACAATGTTGAATAAAGAATTCGAAGGCGTCCAAAACTATGCCTATCATTTAGATGCCGGCTTATTCACCGATTTATTACGAGAACACGCCACTGAAAATTTAGGCGTAAATTTAATTTCAGCCAATGTGACCGATGTTGACTTAGATGCTGATGGTTATATTGATACTATTTCTACCGACACCGCAGGTGTTGTACAAGGTGGATTTTATGTAGATTGTACCGGTTTTAAAAGTTTACTGTTGGGAGAAGCACTAAAAGTACCTTTTAAGAGTATTAAAGATACCTTACTAACCGATCATGCTATCACCATACAAGTTCCATATGAAGATGAGAACTCTCCCGTATCAAGCTGTACAATTTCTACCGCTCAAGAAGCGGGTTGGACCTGGGATATCGCCTTAGCAAATCGTCGCGGCACTGGTTATGTTTACTCTTCTGAACATACAACTCATGAAAGAGCTGAGCAGGTATTAAGAGACTATATTGGCCCGCAAGCAGCAAACTTAGATGCTAAATTAATTAAAATGAATGTTGGCTATCGAGAAAAGTTTTGGCATAAAAACTGTTTAGCCATTGGTTTGTCGGCAGCGTTTGTTGAGCCACTTGAAGCATCGGCGATATTTTTAATCGAAGCCGCCAGTAATATGCTTAGCGAGTTATTGCCGCAAAACCGCAAGTCTATGCATATTGTCGAGAAAAAATTCAATTCATCATTCACCTATCGATGGCAGAAAACCATCGACTTTATTAAAATGCATTATTTTTTATCCAACAGAAATGAACAATTTTGGCTGGATAATAAAAACTTAGCAACCGTGCCAGATTCTTTATTGGAATCTTTAGAAAGGTGGCGTTACCAACCGCTTACTAATTATGATTTTGATAATGTTTATGAGCCATTCCCATTAGAAAGCTATCAATATGTGCTGTATGGGATGGGATTTGAACAAGATTTAAGTTTTAATCACAATGCTTATGCAAATAATGACACAGCAATAATGCATTTTAATAAAGTACAAGAAATTGCCAAGCATTTAAAAGCGCAATTACCTTTAAACAGAGAACTGCTAAAAAAAATACAACAATACGGTTTTCAAACAATATAA
- a CDS encoding SapC family protein: MADIQAINNKIHSNIKIKHNPALAQSANRHFVPLVVQEFAAASQDFPIVFIKDSETGQFRAIALLGLKPEENLFVSEDSWLATYKPQSLSLYPFLFSQQEGSDQGVLCFDVESDLVNEEEGDALFDSDGKQSTWLNNKAESVVKFIENNYATQGFIKMLIERDLLTAQTLNLKLENEQEYALNGLYTINEKALNELSDEQFSILRTSGALKAIYASLLSMQCIHNLASKKLAK, translated from the coding sequence ATGGCTGATATTCAAGCAATAAATAATAAAATTCATAGCAATATTAAAATTAAGCACAATCCAGCATTGGCTCAAAGTGCAAATAGACACTTCGTGCCGTTAGTTGTACAAGAGTTCGCCGCGGCCAGCCAAGACTTTCCTATTGTTTTTATTAAAGACTCAGAAACAGGACAATTTAGAGCCATTGCATTATTGGGCTTAAAGCCAGAAGAAAATTTATTTGTTAGTGAAGATTCATGGCTTGCCACATACAAGCCACAATCATTGTCTTTATACCCATTCTTATTTAGTCAACAAGAAGGCAGCGATCAAGGCGTTTTATGCTTTGATGTAGAAAGTGATTTAGTCAATGAAGAAGAAGGTGACGCCTTATTTGATAGCGACGGTAAACAAAGCACTTGGTTAAATAATAAAGCTGAAAGTGTGGTTAAATTTATTGAAAATAATTATGCCACACAGGGCTTCATCAAAATGTTGATTGAAAGAGACTTACTCACTGCCCAAACATTAAATTTAAAGTTAGAAAATGAACAAGAATACGCATTAAATGGCTTATACACCATTAATGAAAAAGCATTAAATGAGCTAAGTGATGAGCAATTTTCGATACTTAGAACCAGTGGTGCATTAAAAGCTATTTATGCTTCACTATTATCAATGCAGTGTATTCATAATCTGGCTAGTAAAAAGTTAGCTAAGTAA
- the pgi gene encoding glucose-6-phosphate isomerase — protein MTVRTELSSWKKLTSLAQNMQNIHMNDLFAADSERFDKFSIKLPNILFDYSKNIIDDAVVKQLLNLCEQVELESWRDKMFNAERINLTENRAVLHTALRNRSKKAIVLDGENVTDQVEDALAHMEKFVNQVRQGQWKGYSGKRITDIVNIGVGGSNLGPQMVTEALKHYSDQSVNVHYVSNVDGAQITEVLAPLNPEKVLFIVSSKTFTTTETMTNANTATQWLLKSAIDKNAIAKHFVAVSANIKNATDFGIHPDNIFSMWDWVGGRFSLWSAIGLPIALDLGFDKFIELLDGAFEIDEHFQQAPLNANVPVLMALLSLWNCTFLGFKSQAILPYDQTLHMLSAYLQQAEMESNGKSVSWEGEKITYPTVPSIWGELGINGQHAFYQYLHQSNNIVPGDFIGSVESVTPVAGHHETLMSNFFAQTQALMTGVNEEQVRADLKAKGRNQEVIDKLAPHKVHEGNRPTNTLLLSQISPKTLGQLIALYEQKIFVQGILLQVCSFDQWGVELGKGLAANIETELLSDDVVQSHDSSTANLIKFYKSVKAN, from the coding sequence ATGACTGTTAGAACAGAATTATCTAGTTGGAAAAAACTCACTTCGCTTGCTCAAAATATGCAAAACATTCACATGAATGATTTGTTTGCAGCAGACTCTGAACGATTTGATAAATTCTCAATTAAGTTACCAAATATACTTTTTGATTATTCAAAAAACATTATTGATGACGCAGTCGTTAAGCAACTGCTGAATTTGTGCGAGCAGGTAGAGCTAGAAAGCTGGCGCGATAAAATGTTTAATGCTGAGCGCATAAACCTAACTGAAAACCGTGCCGTTTTACATACAGCTCTGCGAAATCGAAGTAAAAAAGCGATTGTACTTGATGGCGAAAATGTTACCGACCAGGTTGAAGATGCACTCGCTCATATGGAAAAGTTTGTTAATCAAGTTAGGCAAGGGCAATGGAAGGGATATTCTGGCAAGCGTATTACCGATATTGTTAACATTGGCGTAGGTGGCTCTAATTTAGGGCCACAAATGGTTACTGAAGCGTTAAAACATTATAGTGACCAAAGTGTAAATGTACATTACGTTTCTAATGTTGATGGCGCACAAATTACCGAAGTGCTAGCGCCATTAAACCCTGAAAAAGTATTGTTTATTGTGTCGAGTAAAACCTTCACCACGACTGAAACCATGACCAATGCCAATACTGCTACGCAATGGTTATTAAAATCAGCAATCGATAAAAATGCAATAGCGAAACATTTTGTTGCTGTATCCGCCAATATTAAAAATGCTACAGATTTTGGTATTCACCCCGATAATATTTTTTCAATGTGGGACTGGGTTGGCGGTCGATTTTCATTATGGTCAGCAATAGGGCTGCCCATTGCCCTTGATTTAGGCTTTGACAAGTTTATCGAATTACTTGATGGGGCATTTGAAATTGATGAGCACTTTCAACAAGCGCCATTAAATGCAAATGTACCTGTTCTTATGGCACTACTCAGTTTATGGAATTGCACCTTCTTGGGCTTTAAGTCACAAGCAATTTTGCCTTACGATCAAACTCTGCACATGCTGAGTGCTTATTTGCAACAAGCAGAGATGGAAAGTAATGGTAAATCGGTGTCTTGGGAAGGCGAAAAAATAACGTATCCCACGGTACCCTCTATTTGGGGCGAGCTTGGTATTAATGGTCAACATGCTTTTTATCAATACCTTCATCAAAGTAACAATATAGTGCCAGGTGACTTTATTGGCTCTGTAGAAAGTGTGACACCAGTAGCCGGCCATCATGAAACATTGATGAGTAACTTCTTTGCACAAACACAAGCGTTGATGACAGGCGTAAACGAAGAACAAGTTAGAGCTGATTTAAAAGCCAAAGGCCGTAATCAAGAAGTTATTGATAAACTTGCGCCACATAAAGTGCACGAAGGTAATAGACCGACTAATACTTTACTACTTTCACAGATCAGTCCCAAAACATTAGGGCAACTGATTGCTTTGTATGAACAAAAAATATTCGTACAAGGGATCTTGTTGCAAGTTTGTTCATTTGATCAATGGGGAGTTGAGCTTGGCAAAGGTTTAGCTGCTAATATTGAAACTGAACTATTATCCGATGATGTTGTACAAAGTCATGATAGTTCTACCGCAAACTTAATTAAATTTTACAAGTCAGTAAAAGCTAATTAA